The following proteins are encoded in a genomic region of Paenibacillus antri:
- a CDS encoding LLM class flavin-dependent oxidoreductase has translation MSTNANGQRRQMHLNLFIQGIGHHEAAWRHPNTDPMNMLDIGYYQRLAKRAEEAKFDSIFIADGLAINSNINFGPFNNFFEPFTLLAAIAAVTESIGLIGTASTTYGEPYDVARKFASLDHVSKGRAGWNIVTTGNEMSAHNFGKEAHLEHSQRYVRANEFLEVTRKLWDSWDDDALVVDRRKGMFTDPSKIREIHHKGNIFDVRGPSDIPRSPQGYPVLVQAGSSEDGREFAAKYAEAIYTAQNRLDDAREFYTDVKRRMLKYGRTPDQLNILPGMAPIVGLTESEAKEKEQELNEYIVPEYGLHQLSKSLNVDLFTYPLDGPLPEVPSVESINGGKSRYQVYVDLARRENLTIRQLIHRIAFGRGHGTYAGTPEQIADYFEEWFREGGCDGFNMLFPHLPHDMERFIELVIPELRRRGLFRTEYAGRTLRENMGLTRPVNQFATTPIKIG, from the coding sequence ATGAGCACGAATGCGAACGGACAACGGCGACAAATGCATCTGAACCTGTTCATTCAAGGGATCGGCCATCATGAAGCGGCATGGCGTCACCCGAACACGGATCCGATGAACATGCTCGATATCGGATACTACCAACGGCTGGCGAAGCGGGCGGAGGAGGCGAAATTCGATTCCATCTTCATCGCGGACGGCCTGGCGATCAACAGCAACATCAACTTCGGCCCGTTCAACAATTTCTTCGAGCCGTTCACGCTGTTGGCCGCGATCGCGGCCGTGACGGAATCCATCGGTCTCATCGGCACCGCTTCGACGACCTACGGCGAGCCCTACGACGTCGCGCGGAAGTTCGCTTCGCTCGATCACGTGAGCAAGGGCCGCGCGGGCTGGAATATCGTGACGACGGGGAACGAAATGTCGGCTCACAATTTCGGGAAAGAGGCGCATCTGGAGCATAGTCAACGGTACGTTCGGGCTAACGAGTTCTTGGAGGTGACGAGAAAGCTGTGGGACAGCTGGGACGACGACGCGCTCGTCGTCGACCGCCGCAAGGGGATGTTCACCGACCCGAGCAAAATTCGGGAAATCCATCATAAGGGAAATATCTTCGACGTGCGCGGTCCTAGCGATATTCCAAGGTCGCCGCAAGGATATCCGGTGCTCGTGCAAGCCGGCTCTTCGGAGGACGGCAGGGAGTTCGCCGCGAAGTATGCCGAAGCGATCTACACCGCGCAGAACCGGCTGGACGACGCCCGAGAATTCTACACGGACGTCAAGAGGCGGATGCTGAAGTACGGCCGAACGCCGGACCAGTTGAACATTCTGCCCGGAATGGCGCCGATCGTCGGGTTAACCGAATCGGAGGCGAAGGAGAAGGAGCAGGAGCTCAACGAGTACATCGTGCCCGAATACGGACTGCATCAATTGTCGAAGTCGCTGAACGTGGATCTGTTCACGTATCCGTTGGACGGTCCCTTGCCGGAGGTGCCGAGTGTCGAGTCGATCAACGGAGGGAAGAGCCGGTATCAGGTATACGTCGATCTGGCGAGGCGGGAAAATTTGACGATTCGCCAGTTGATTCATCGGATCGCCTTCGGCCGGGGACACGGTACGTACGCCGGCACGCCGGAGCAAATCGCGGATTATTTCGAGGAGTGGTTCCGAGAGGGGGGCTGCGACGGGTTCAACATGTTGTTTCCGCATCTCCCGCACGACATGGAGCGGTTCATCGAGCTCGTCATTCCGGAATTGCGGCGCAGAGGCCTGTTCCGCACGGAATATGCAGGTCGAACGCTTCGCGAGAATATGGGGTTGACCCGGCCGGTCAATCAATTCGCGACGACGCCGATCAAGATCGGGTAG
- the ssuE gene encoding NADPH-dependent FMN reductase, with protein MSSVVIVSGSPSLSSRVNAFIDYSLQYMVGRGFAVKTVNVSELPAEDLVRANFASAAIQEKVRWVEAAQAVILVSPVYKASYTGVLKLFLDMLPQKGLERKIVLPLFVGGSMAHLLSIDYALKPVVSALAGRHILGGVYGVDQWIQRTENGFAMTEELTVRLAASLEELASELERNAAVADPVRAERRLP; from the coding sequence ATGTCGTCGGTCGTGATCGTGTCCGGCAGCCCTTCCTTGAGTTCGCGCGTAAACGCGTTTATCGACTATTCCTTGCAATATATGGTCGGCCGCGGGTTCGCCGTCAAGACGGTGAACGTCTCGGAGCTGCCGGCGGAGGATTTGGTGAGAGCGAATTTCGCCAGCGCCGCCATTCAGGAGAAGGTGCGGTGGGTCGAAGCGGCGCAGGCCGTTATCTTGGTCAGCCCCGTCTATAAGGCGTCTTATACGGGCGTGCTGAAGCTGTTTCTGGATATGCTGCCGCAGAAGGGGCTCGAGCGGAAAATCGTGCTTCCGCTGTTCGTCGGCGGATCCATGGCGCACCTATTGTCGATCGATTACGCGCTCAAGCCCGTCGTCTCCGCGTTGGCGGGGAGACATATCCTCGGCGGAGTATACGGCGTGGATCAATGGATTCAACGGACCGAGAACGGGTTCGCGATGACCGAAGAATTAACGGTCAGACTCGCTGCGTCGCTCGAGGAGCTGGCGTCGGAGTTGGAGCGGAATGCGGCTGTCGCCGATCCCGTACGCGCCGAGCGGCGACTCCCTTAA
- a CDS encoding ABC transporter substrate-binding protein, whose translation MKKRSLSRWGTRASAIALLLLAACGGQGGANESASEPAAAGAAESGEVLTIALSQDVDTFDTHNTTAISTEAVMVNLQSYLLKRDHDSKVQPHLAESYESVDDVTWAFALKEGITFHNGDPLTSEDVKFSLERVALDNKLVQHQNYKTIKEVEIIDETRFNIITNGPDPVLPYRIAREASGIFPKKYIEEVGWEGYLKHPVGSGPYEFVEWRKGDRLVLSKYDDYFAGDVAQWDTVVFRTIIENSTRIGEALTGGVDIASNIPPTDLERVENNDGTTIVPNDTTTVMMLMVNQNPEFKTSDPKVREAIDYAIDKQALIDKFTDGTAAPTRTRIVPGVPGFEESLYNTSRYDPERTRQLLEEAGYGEGNPLEITYTASQGRSYADSEMAQMITGMLEAAGIKVNLQLLEASQYVDVRTNGKNAELLGTGWNNTMFDPSLALIHFHSTYNPKGFGYNNPLVDELLDRAAVNMNPEERAEQYKEVQRIAAEELPYIYLYRSNEYYSVGDDIEFTPRVDSMFYVEEIKSK comes from the coding sequence ATGAAAAAGAGATCCTTATCCAGGTGGGGAACGCGGGCGTCGGCGATCGCGCTGCTGCTGCTCGCGGCTTGCGGCGGTCAGGGCGGCGCGAACGAATCGGCTTCGGAGCCGGCGGCTGCGGGAGCGGCGGAATCGGGGGAGGTCCTGACGATCGCCTTGAGTCAGGACGTGGACACTTTCGATACGCACAATACGACGGCCATCTCGACGGAAGCCGTCATGGTAAATCTACAAAGCTATTTATTGAAGAGGGATCATGACAGCAAGGTGCAGCCGCATCTGGCGGAATCGTACGAAAGCGTAGACGACGTAACGTGGGCGTTCGCGCTGAAGGAAGGCATTACGTTCCATAACGGAGATCCGTTAACGTCGGAGGACGTGAAGTTTTCCTTGGAGCGCGTCGCCTTGGACAACAAGTTGGTGCAGCACCAAAACTATAAGACGATCAAAGAAGTGGAAATTATCGACGAGACGCGCTTTAACATTATTACCAACGGTCCGGACCCTGTGCTCCCGTACCGAATCGCCCGAGAAGCGTCCGGCATCTTTCCGAAAAAATATATCGAGGAAGTCGGCTGGGAAGGGTATTTGAAGCATCCGGTCGGAAGCGGTCCCTACGAATTCGTGGAGTGGCGCAAGGGCGATCGATTGGTGCTGAGTAAATACGACGATTATTTCGCAGGCGACGTCGCGCAGTGGGATACCGTCGTATTCCGGACGATCATCGAAAACTCGACCCGGATCGGGGAGGCGTTGACCGGCGGCGTCGATATCGCGTCGAACATTCCGCCGACCGACTTGGAGAGGGTCGAGAATAACGACGGCACGACGATCGTTCCAAACGACACGACGACCGTTATGATGCTGATGGTGAATCAAAATCCGGAATTCAAGACGTCGGACCCCAAAGTTCGCGAGGCGATCGACTACGCGATCGATAAGCAGGCGTTGATCGATAAGTTTACGGACGGGACGGCAGCGCCGACCCGCACGCGGATCGTGCCCGGCGTACCCGGATTCGAGGAAAGCTTATACAACACTTCCCGCTACGATCCGGAGCGTACGAGGCAGCTGCTCGAGGAAGCCGGTTACGGCGAGGGCAATCCGTTGGAGATTACGTACACGGCTTCGCAGGGCCGTTCGTATGCGGACAGCGAAATGGCGCAGATGATTACGGGTATGTTGGAGGCCGCGGGCATCAAGGTGAACCTGCAGCTTCTGGAAGCGAGCCAATACGTGGATGTTCGCACCAACGGTAAGAACGCCGAGCTGCTCGGCACGGGGTGGAACAATACGATGTTCGACCCGTCGCTGGCCTTGATTCATTTCCATTCTACCTACAACCCCAAGGGGTTCGGCTACAACAATCCGCTCGTCGACGAATTGTTGGATCGGGCGGCCGTAAACATGAATCCGGAAGAGCGGGCGGAACAGTACAAAGAGGTTCAGCGGATCGCGGCCGAGGAGCTGCCTTACATCTACTTGTACCGCAGCAACGAATATTACTCCGTCGGCGACGACATCGAATTTACGCCGCGCGTCGACTCTATGTTCTACGTGGAAGAAATCAAGAGCAAATAA